In Pseudomonadota bacterium, the sequence CGTTGACGGACGGATGAAGGCGGAATCGGATCCGAATTTTCCAATTTCATCTTATGGTAAGAGCAAACGGATCGGCGAGGAAGTGGTGTTGGATTATCGCAGCCGCATTCCGGTTACTATTCTTCGCCCGAGTGCGGTTTACGGGCCTCGTGATCGCGCATTTTTATCTCTTTTAAGGCTTATCGCGAAAAAGATTAAATTCAGTCTGCTGGGGGTGACCCGGTGGATCAGTATGTGCTTCGTGAGCGATTTGGTGGACTCACTGGTTAAATCCGGTAGAACCGGAGTGGGAGACGGCGAGATTTTTTTCATATCGGACGGTCGATGTTACCGGATGGAAGAAATTGGCGATGCGTTTTCCGCTGCGATGAGAACAAGGGCATTCCGTTTGCCCGTTCCTGGGTGCCTGATTCGTGGAATCGGAGCGATCAACGAGACGATATGTCATTTTACGGATCAGCCGTGTTTACTTACTCGCGGTAAAGCAAAAGAAATAGTGCAGGAAAATTGGAATTGTGATATTACCAAAGCGAAAAGTATGTTAGAATACAGACCAATGATCGACCTGATTCAAGGGACAGAAATCACTGTCGACTGGTATCGTAAGAACAATTGGTTGTGAGGTAATAACGAACGATGGATATTTTTGACAAATGCGGTAAGTTTGTTGACCAGGCAGTCCGTGTACTTCGAGAATCCGGGAATTATTTTTACTTCCGGGAAATCCAATCCCCACAGGATTCAGAAGTCATCGTGGGAGGCCGTCGGGTGATCATGATCGGCTCGAATAATTACCTAGGATTAACTTGCCATTCACGGGTAAAAGAAGCCGCCATCAAGGCCGTGGAAAAATACGGCAGCGGTTGCGCCGGTTCGCGATTTTTGAATGGGAACCTTGAAATTCACGCCGAGCTGGAACGTAAGCTGGCAAAATTTTTCCGTCGGAAAGCGGCCCTGGTTTTTGCGACAGGATATCAGACGAATCTGGGGACAATCTCGACGTTGCTGGGACGCAGCGATGTCGCCATTCTTGATAAATACGATCATGCCAGCATACTCGATGGGTGTCGGTTGTCGTTTGGCCAACTGAAAAAATACCGCCATAACGATATGAACGATCTGCACCGTGTTCTCGAAGACAACAAGGATTATGGCCAGTTGATCGTCGTGGATGGGGTCTTCAGTATGGAAGGCGATATCGCCGACTTACCCTCCATTGTTAAACTGGCAAAAACCTACGGAGCCAGGATCATGGTGGATGATGCCCATGGAATTGGCGTTCTGGGTAAAACGGGACGGGGGACCGCGGAACATTTCGGATTGGAAGACCAGGTGGACCTGATTATGGGGACCTTCAGCAAATCACTGGCCGCCATCGGCGGGTTCATCGTCGGGGATCAGACGATCATTGATTATATCAAGCATACGGCCCGCTCCATGATGTTCAGCGCGAGCCTTCCGCCCGCTTTAGTGGCGGCGGCAAGTGCGGCGTTGGACGTTGTGGACGAAGATCCGGAACTTCTGGAACAGTTATGGAAGAATACACGGAAGATGCTCAACGGGTATAAAGCATTGGGATTCGATACCGGAACGAGCGAAACGCCGATTATTCCGGTTATGATCAAAGATGCCGCTAAGACTTGTAAAATGTGCAGTTTGCTATTTGACAAGGGGGTCTTCGTCAATCCGATCGTCAGTCCCGCCGTTCCTCCAGGAAGAGAGCTTCTAAGAACCAGTTTCATGGCCACCCACACCGATTCACAGTTGGATCAGGTTTTATCCGCCTTTGAAGAAGTTGGAAAACAACTCGAGATCATTTAAGGCAGAAAAGGCCATGGACGTCGAAATAAAACCGGTAACCGGGATCAGAGACCTGAAGCAATTCGTATCATTTCCCTATTCCCTGTATGCCGGAAATGCCTTCTGGGTGCCTCCGTTGCGGTTTACTGAACTGCAAACATTCCGATGGGATAAAAACCCGGCCTTTGAGTTTTGCGAAGTAAAATATTGGCTGGCCTTCAAAAATGGAAAACCCGCCGGACGAATTGCCGGAATCCTCAATAACCACTACATCGAAACCTGGGGGAAAAACACATTGCGGTTCGGCTATATTGAGTTTATCGACGATGAACAGGTGTCGGGGGCTCTGCTCAAGACGGTCGAATGCTGGGCTAAGGAAAAAGGAATGCAGTCCGTGCATGGACCCCTTGGTTTTACCGACCTGGACCCCGAAGGAATGCTGGTGGAAGGATTTGAAGAGCTTGGAACCATGGGGACGATCTACAATTTCTCCTATTATCCGATCCATCTGGAGAAAAATGGATATAAAAAAGATGTGGACTGGGTGGAATTCGAGGTAAAAGTACCTGCAGGTATTCATGAAAAGCTGAAGCGGCTCGCTGAGGTCGTTACCCGAAAAAATCATCTCAAGGTTTTGCAGATTAAAAGAGGCAAGGAACTTCTCCCCTATGCAAAAGAGATATTTCATGTTCTAAATGAATCCTACGAAGGTCTTTATGGGGTGGTT encodes:
- a CDS encoding pyridoxal phosphate-dependent aminotransferase family protein; this encodes MDIFDKCGKFVDQAVRVLRESGNYFYFREIQSPQDSEVIVGGRRVIMIGSNNYLGLTCHSRVKEAAIKAVEKYGSGCAGSRFLNGNLEIHAELERKLAKFFRRKAALVFATGYQTNLGTISTLLGRSDVAILDKYDHASILDGCRLSFGQLKKYRHNDMNDLHRVLEDNKDYGQLIVVDGVFSMEGDIADLPSIVKLAKTYGARIMVDDAHGIGVLGKTGRGTAEHFGLEDQVDLIMGTFSKSLAAIGGFIVGDQTIIDYIKHTARSMMFSASLPPALVAAASAALDVVDEDPELLEQLWKNTRKMLNGYKALGFDTGTSETPIIPVMIKDAAKTCKMCSLLFDKGVFVNPIVSPAVPPGRELLRTSFMATHTDSQLDQVLSAFEEVGKQLEII
- a CDS encoding NAD-dependent epimerase/dehydratase family protein, with protein sequence MKALVTGANGFIGSHLVEKLVQSETKVRCLVRRTSDLRWLRDLPVEIAYGDCVDKDSLSSAVAGVDCVYHLAGATKAKREEDFFTINAGGTENLIRACLDHNPKMEKFVYLSSQAASGPGVDGRMKAESDPNFPISSYGKSKRIGEEVVLDYRSRIPVTILRPSAVYGPRDRAFLSLLRLIAKKIKFSLLGVTRWISMCFVSDLVDSLVKSGRTGVGDGEIFFISDGRCYRMEEIGDAFSAAMRTRAFRLPVPGCLIRGIGAINETICHFTDQPCLLTRGKAKEIVQENWNCDITKAKSMLEYRPMIDLIQGTEITVDWYRKNNWL